From Schizosaccharomyces pombe strain 972h- genome assembly, chromosome: II, the proteins below share one genomic window:
- the tim21 gene encoding TIM23 translocase complex subunit Tim21 → MIRTIQRQSATRFSSALVQRRLYSLASDSLNKQRKPQEEGRLARIFKDPSNKAWKDLTAPQKAYRTSANIGNFSIVIFGGGVFGLIIYALVTSIWKGEAHYGDEAFELLKANEECRYVFGDHMKALGEATHPLRRTHGILTSRVWDHHGVEHLVLQFHLIGNERKGHVFGRLVNVQGDYKWEYLFVDVANYGKIIIFDHTNSVRQQHKNFGLWGSLKNITWGN, encoded by the coding sequence ATGATTCGTACTATTCAAAGGCAGAGCGCTACAAGGTTTTCTTCAGCTTTGGTTCAGAGGAGATTATACTCTTTGGCTTCTGATTCTCTCAATAAACAACGGAAACCACAAGAAGAAGGGCGCCTGGCACGAATTTTCAAAGATCCGTCTAACAAAGCTTGGAAGGATTTGACGGCTCCTCAAAAAGCATACAGAACTTCTGCTAATATTGGAAATTTTTCGATTGTGATATTTGGAGGCGGCGTTTTCGGATTGATTATATATGCACTTGTCACTAGTATCTGGAAGGGCGAGGCACATTACGGTGATGAAGCTTTTGAACTTTTAAAGGCTAATGAAGAATGTCGATATGTTTTTGGAGATCACATGAAAGCCCTAGGTGAAGCCACGCATCCTCTTCGTCGAACTCATGGTATATTGACTAGTCGTGTGTGGGATCACCATGGTGTAGAACATCTAGTACTACAATTTCACTTAATCGGTAATGAGAGAAAAGGGCACGTATTTGGAAGACTTGTAAATGTTCAAGGTGACTATAAATGGGAATATCTTTTCGTTGATGTTGCAAATTACGGAAAAATCATAATTTTTGATCATACCAATTCTGTACGACAACAACATAAGAATTTTGGTTTATGGGgaagcttaaaaaatattacatGGGGAAATTAG
- the adn2 gene encoding transcription factor: MADPGLRSGVGLPSQQGQKHDLQKDQKQPHVNNADRTTQSLLNSYIYDYLIKKDYCEAARAFGREAQVQTLVRSQEETNSLAKRHKRMSPVAVKHEGISNNESSDENMNVNNGNLDSFSSSSAPPPPPILPIDSAGGFLIEWWNVFWDIYNARRGQGSEPAKAYMSHISNLRKKSRLNLQEIQKNSLHTGNTSHPYANASFPHDPANAMGQQIDSSQFHQGAGGLNDRNQHLMRQAMLNNQSRETFPPTAAQLQQLKQLHYRQLQSVQQQQKQHQQKKTPQSGSTPQMQNTTSQPTTHDTHPPKQQGPISDFRSIPSSPKTEGAPSNAQFRPSLPATPNGSVPQSNPLYDTTGLNGGQYPVVQNSAQPLLHEINFASNRNPHLKQGGAVPSSTLPQQQKSLDKPKPAQQPSTGQFSGNQMNQYGFSNSPYSQNMLYNFNGNANPSRLNPALKNYMEELKLLEQQNKKRLLLVSQEKERKGYTSASPDRPLSQTITESSVAKTKSTTPKSTDTPTEATTSPVKVSTKNSNTTENLNGINESNMPMLQNGLPLRTSGDHPSNYSNLIENSSTSDTNNADNGMDVMGNWQLQQTHSSRPTPNASSPLDVRSKQKPSSANSNAPTPAPTVNTTNPESSTNEATSVGPALEPSQGANVHKSDSELDNQNQSGKSNPDTSATPSAPTESTTVATKSSDNQLLDVGNSTDIDAALLNDFDFDKFLKDTSTGDDLWFGLFNLPDNEDSTAA; encoded by the coding sequence ATGGCTGATCCAGGTTTAAGGTCCGGCGTCGGATTGCCAAGCCAGCAAGGACAGAAACAtgatttacaaaaagatCAAAAACAACCGCACGTAAATAATGCCGATAGGACCACACAATCCTTACTGAATTCGTACATATATGATTATTTAATCAAGAAGGATTATTGTGAGGCAGCCCGAGCTTTTGGCCGTGAAGCACAAGTACAAACGCTCGTCAGAAGTCAAGAAGAAACCAATTCCTTAGCTAAGCGTCACAAAAGAATGTCTCCTGTTGCTGTAAAGCATGAAGGTATAAGTAATAATGAATCTTCGGATGAAAACATGAATGTAAATAACGGTAATTTAgattccttttcttcttcttctgctCCGCCGCCACCTCCTATTTTGCCTATCGATTCAGCTGGTGGTTTTTTAATCGAGTGGTGGAATGTTTTTTGGGATATTTACAATGCTCGTCGGGGTCAAGGATCTGAGCCGGCAAAGGCGTATATGTCTCATATTAGCAATCTTAGGAAGAAATCTCGTTTAAATTTGcaagaaattcaaaaaaactCTCTACACACTGGAAATACTTCTCACCCTTATGCAAACGCCTCATTTCCCCATGATCCTGCCAACGCAATGGGTCAGCAGATTGACTCATCTCAGTTTCATCAAGGGGCAGGTGGATTGAACGATAGAAATCAGCACTTAATGCGGCAAGCTATGCTAAATAATCAAAGCCGTGAAACGTTTCCCCCGACCGCTGCTCAACTTCaacaattaaaacaattacaCTACAGGCAGCTACAATCTGTGcaacaacaacaaaagCAGCACcagcaaaagaaaactcCACAAAGTGGTTCTACCCCACAAATGCAAAACACGACTTCTCAACCTACAACTCACGATACACATCCACCTAAGCAGCAAGGTCCAATTTCCGATTTTCGATCCATCCCTTCTTCACCCAAAACAGAAGGTGCTCCATCTAATGCTCAATTTCGCCCTAGTTTACCGGCAACTCCTAATGGTTCCGTTCCCCAGTCGAATCCGTTGTACGATACCACTGGTCTTAACGGAGGACAATACCCTGTTGTTCAAAACTCTGCTCAACCATTGCTTCACGAGATaaattttgcttcaaaCAGAAATCCACATCTCAAACAAGGAGGAGCAGTACCTTCTTCTACCCTTCCTCAACAACAGAAATCTTTAGACAAACCTAAACCTGCTCAACAGCCTTCAACTGGGCAATTTTCTGGAAATCAAATGAACCAATACGGATTCTCTAATTCTCCTTACTCTCAAAATATgctatataattttaacgGAAACGCAAACCCCAGTCGTCTAAACCCAGCTCTCAAGAATTATATGGAGGAGTTAAAGCTACTAGAACAACAGAATAAAAAGAGGCTTCTGTTAGTTAGtcaggaaaaagaaagaaaagggTACACATCGGCATCGCCTGATAGACCGCTTTCTCAGACTATTACTGAATCTAGTGTTGCAAAAACCAAAAGCACTACTCCTAAATCTACTGACACTCCTACAGAAGCCACCACATCTCCTGTAAAGGtctcaacaaaaaatagtaaTACTACTGAAAATCTTAATGGCATCAATGAGTCAAATATGCCTATGTTACAAAATGGTCTTCCTTTACGTACATCAGGTGATCATCCATCAAACTATTCTAATCTGATTGAAAACTCATCTACCTCTGACACAAATAATGCGGACAATGGAATGGACGTTATGGGGAATTGGCAATTACAACAAACTCATTCATCGCGACCCACTCCAAATGCCAGTTCTCCATTGGACGTTCgatcaaaacaaaagccTTCTTCTGCTAATTCAAATGCTCCAACTCCAGCACCGACCGTCAACACTACCAACCCCGAATCATCAACAAATGAAGCAACAAGTGTAGGTCCTGCTTTGGAACCATCGCAAGGAGCAAATGTTCACAAATCCGATTCTGAGTTGGATAATCAAAATCAGTCAGGAAAATCAAATCCTGATACTTCCGCGACTCCTTCTGCACCTACGGAGTCTACCACAGTTGCCACTAAATCTTCAGACAATCAATTATTGGATGTTGGAAATTCAACAGACATCGATGCGGCTCTTCTAAATGATTTTGACTTcgacaaatttttaaaagatacTAGTACTGGTGACGATTTATGGTTTGGATTGTTTAATTTGCCGGATAATGAAGACTCGACTGCTGCTTAA
- the spf38 gene encoding U5 snRNP complex subunit Spf38 — protein sequence MDKRKESESATNGHLVKRIRIQDSSLITEGSVLQRTSDLNVPNLQMFGHTAEVLVARFDPSGSYFASGGMDRQILLWNVFGDVKNYGVLNGCKGAITDLQWSRDSRVVYCSSSDTHLMSWDAVSGQKIRKHKGHAGVVNALDVLKVGSELLTSVSDDCTMKVWDSRSKDCIKTIEEKYPLTAVAIAQQGTQVFIGGIDGAIKIWDLRNNHCSHVLKGHKDIITSLAISKDGSSLLSNSMDNTVRIFDVKPFASAQRQLQIFEGAIHGQEHNLLGVAWSRNSRFVGAGSSDKNVYVWSATGDLRYVLPGHEGSVNHVDFHPHQDIILSCSSDRTIFLGELN from the exons ATGGATAAACGAAAGGAATCGGAGAGTGCGACTAATGGACATTTA GttaaaagaattagaaTCCAAGATTCTAGCTTAATAACGGAGGGTTCTGTATTGCAACGAACATCTGATCTCAATGTTCCAAACCTACAGATGTTTGGGCATACG GCTGAAGTTTTAGTCGCCAGGTTCGATCCTTCTGGATCATACTTTGCTTCTGGCGGTATGGATAGACAGATAC TTCTTTGGAATGTGTTTGGTGACGTTAAAAACTACGGAGTATTAAATGGCTGCAAGGGAGCCATAACTGATTTACAGTGGAGCAGGGATTCACGCGTAGTTTACTGTTCTTCCTCCGATACACACCTCATGTCTTGGGACGCTGTCTCTGGTCAAAAAATCCGGAAGCATAAAGGCCACGCTGGCGTGGTGAATGCTTTAGACGTTTTAAAAGTTGGTTCCGAACTTCTGACTTCTGTAAGTGATGATTGTACTATGAAG GTATGGGACTCGCGGTCAAAAGACTGcataaaaacaatagaagaaaaatatccCTTAACGGCTGTCGCAATAGCGCAGCAAGGAACCCAAGTTTTTATCGGTGGTATTGACGGAGCTATTAAAATCTGGGATTTACGAAACAATCACTGCTCGCATGTTCTGAAAGGGCATAAAGATATCATTACTAGTTTGGCTATATCTAAAGATGGATCTAGCTTACTTTCTAATTCTATGGACAACACGG tTCGAATATTTGATGTAAAACCTTTTGCTTCTGCTCAACGACAGttgcaaatttttgaaggagCTATTCACGGACAGGAGCATAATTTGTTAGGTGTTGCCTGGAGTCGTAATTCACGATTCGTTGGTGCTGGTAGCTCTGATAAAAACGTATATGTTTGGTCAGCCACAGGCGATTTACGTTATGTATTACCCGGACATGAGGGTTCAGTAAATCACGTTGACTTTCATCCACATCAGGACATCATTCTTTCATGTTCCTCAGATCGAACAATATTTCTTGGGGaattgaattaa
- the usp109 gene encoding U1 snRNP-associated protein Usp109 translates to MSTSLWLNNLEEWMNEDYIRAIFENVRKVNYYEDGESGAILKTCCIEFESQDAARNALERQSTQRLISGNPISLDVVPEWQKPSYYMLFISNIDPEVSENDIKYLFQRYNFISARVLRCVDGTSTSIAFIWLANESDIQNAQVEMQGAFCLKRSILVHSVKSDKNTYLSSPGFYGTPQPLNQFTDPNNTAVYVHQLPENITTQELRSYFLHFGEILYTQVNNNSGRIVFAQRYFAEQAINEMNNFPLHGVRIQLSWARPPSMALLPSKQSTYWPALAAPVYPSMKDVPNNPFTPFSPINPYYAKSWNHTASAPLLPPGLKNGSDYPYLSVPPDILNDSYLAMCEAVNSRLDAESTMLLPVHYSQA, encoded by the exons ATGAGTACATCTTTATG GTTAAATAACTTAGAAGAATGGATGAATGAGGACTATATTCgagcaatttttgaaaatgttagAAAAGTAAACTATTATGAAGATGGCGAGTCGGGAgctattttaaaaacttgcTGCATTGAATTTGAGAGTCAAGATGCTGCTAGGAATGCTTTAGAAAGGCAATCTACTCAACGATTAATATCTGGGAACCCGATCTCTTTAGATGTGGTTCCTGAATGGCAAAAACCTAGTTACTATATGCTTTTCATTAGTAACATTGATCCAGAAGTGTCtgaaaatgatataaaatACTTGTTTCAACGTTATAACTTTATTTCTGCTCGTGTTCTACGTTGTGTTGACGGGACTTCAACTAGCATTGCTTTCATATGGTTAGCTAATGAAAGTGATATACAAAACGCGCAGGTAGAGATGCAGGGTgccttttgtttaaaaagatCTATATTAGTTCATTCCGTCAAATCCGATAAAAATACTTACTTAAGTTCGCCTGGGTTTTATGGTACACCTCAACCACTAAATCAATTTACTGATCCAAACAATACAGCAGTTTATGTTCACCAACTCCCCGAAAATATAACGACACAAGAGCTACGATCATATTTCCTCCACTTTGGTGAGATTTTATACACTCAAGTCAATAATAATAGTGGACGCATAGTCTTTGCTCAACGATATTTTGCTGAGCAGGCAATTAACGAAATGAACAATTTCCCTTTGCATGGTGTTAGGATTCAGCTTTCTTGGGCAAGGCCCCCTTCGATGGCTCTTTTACCTTCCAAGCAATCTACGTATTGGCCGGCCCTTGCTGCTCCTGTATATCCCTCCATGAAGGATGTACCTAACAATCCCTTTACGCCGTTTTCTCCCATCAACCCGTATTATGCAAAATCCTGGAATCATACTGCTTCAGCACCTTTGCTTCCTCCaggtttaaaaaatggttcTGACTATCCTTATCTTTCTGTACCTCCCGATATTTTGAATGATAGTTATCTGGCAATGTGTGAAGCCGTAAACTCACGTTTAGATGCTGAATCAACTATGCTTTTACCCGTGCATTACTCACAAGCTTAA
- the gmh6 gene encoding alpha-1,2-galactosyltransferase produces MRWYSYVIPAVILSIIAISGVWWNATLGTRLDQKVQLFLNEHSSILNAVYETTTIVYTEPLHTSVSETITSTSFVTETTTVTPTVTATAQELSTLNPHPENSKIVLLMGSNAQNDPSSPLNPYIRTIIKNRRDYAERHGFKFEFLDLDEYKPSIGDKPAPWAKIPMIKNVIRKYPDAEWVWWLDHDALIMNRDLNLVDHILKHEKLNSLLLRDTEYFSGFGIDSEGFRTPKNQDPDDIHFIIAQDFNGINAGSFLIRNSEVGTWMLDFWNEPLYKEHNGVFVEQQALSHMIYSHPIVHKHVGLVTLRSINAYDSSDPAWGYEDGDLCVHFAGCFVFQTCAQNFEKYGKIITEKQGHDWFDPSEKEYIEQRLFPQP; encoded by the coding sequence ATGCGTTGGTATTCTTATGTTATACCAGCAGTGATCCTCAGCATAATTGCTATTTCTGGAGTATGGTGGAATGCTACCCTTGGTACTAGGCTCGACCAGAAAGTACAACTTTTCTTAAATGAacattcttcaattttgaaTGCAGTTTACGAAACAACTACTATCGTTTACACAGAGCCATTACACACCAGTGTCAGCGAAACGATTACATCTACGTCTTTTGTTACAGAAACTACGACAGTAACCCCAACGGTTACTGCCACAGCTCAAGAGTTAAGCACACTTAATCCTCATCCTGAAAATTCTAAGATAGTCCTTTTGATGGGTTCCAATGCCCAAAATGACCCTTCCTCACCCTTAAATCCTTATATTAGAACGATTATTAAAAATCGCCGCGACTATGCAGAACGTCATGGTTTTAAgtttgaatttttagatttagATGAGTACAAACCTTCAATTGGCGACAAGCCTGCCCCTTGGGCTAAAATTCCCATGATTAAAAATGTGATTAGAAAATATCCAGATGCTGAATGGGTATGGTGGTTGGATCACGATGCTTTAATTATGAATCGTGATTTGAATCTGGTTGATCACATTTTGAAGCATGAAAAGCTAAATTCTCTTTTATTGCGCGACACCGAATATTTTAGTGGATTTGGCATTGACTCTGAAGGATTCCGAACACCTAAAAATCAAGACCCTGATGATATACATTTTATCATTGCTCAAGATTTTAATGGCATTAATGCTGGcagttttttaataaggAATTCTGAAGTAGGAACATGGATGCTGGATTTTTGGAATGAACCACTTTATAAAGAACATAATGGTGTATTTGTCGAACAACAAGCCCTTTCTCATATGATATATAGTCATCCCATTGTGCATAAACATGTTGGGCTAGTTACTCTTCGTTCAATAAACGCATATGATTCTTCTGATCCTGCTTGGGGATATGAAGACGGTGATTTATGTGTTCATTTTGCTGGGTGCTTTGTCTTTCAGACATGTGcacaaaattttgaaaagtatgGCAAGATTATCACAGAAAAGCAAGGCCATGATTGGTTCGATCCATCCGAAAAGGAATATATTGAACAACGCCTTTTCCCTCAACCTTAA
- a CDS encoding adducin, translating to MLSKKFTPLSLKNAAKCINNSLRSTYAITGVNLTRGLATNSKVDPKTYAPKPEFSSIAVREMLRKSCLHEFTDEEVATRIELAAAYRLFGLEHWNENILNHLTAKVEEPDGTASFLINPYGLRYGEITASSLIKVDEDGNIKHPGVTGDVFGINRAGYVIHSAIHRARPDVKSIMHNHYPYAAGVSCVKHGFLELAQTSHQSGPVTYHDYHGIVVDKGEQKSLAEDIANKDILILRNHGIITAAESVGAAYYLMYQFLAATEIQTHASANALGDMNNLFIPNNKLVEKTFDVTREKHFSGAKYGIKELSAYMRLLDDLDSSYRT from the coding sequence ATGcttagcaaaaaatttacccCTTTgtctttgaaaaatgcaGCAAAATGCATAAATAATAGTTTGCGTTCTACTTATGCAATTACTGGAGTAAACCTTACGAGAGGACTAGCCacaaattcaaaagttgATCCTAAAACCTACGCTCCTAAACCGGAATTTAGCTCGATTGCCGTTCGTGAAATGCTCCGAAAGTCATGTCTGCATGAATTCACTGATGAAGAGGTTGCTACGCGTATTGAGTTAGCTGCGGCATATCGTCTTTTTGGTTTAGAACATTGGAATGAGAATATTCTAAATCATTTGACTGCCAAGGTTGAGGAACCTGATGGAACCGCTTCATTTCTGATTAATCCTTATGGTTTACGATATGGTGAAATTACCGCTAGTAGTCTTATTAAGGTTGATGAGGATGGAAACATCAAACATCCTGGTGTTACGGGTGATGTTTTTGGCATCAATCGTGCTGGCTATGTTATACATAGTGCGATACACAGGGCTCGTCCAGATGTGAAGAGCATTATGCACAATCACTATCCATATGCTGCTGGCGTTTCATGTGTTAAACATGGTTTCCTTGAGCTTGCTCAAACTTCACACCAATCTGGTCCTGTCACATATCACGATTATCATGGAATTGTAGTTGACAAAGGCGAACAAAAGAGTTTGGCTGAAGACATAGCAAACAAGGATATTTTGATACTTCGTAATCATGGAATTATTACTGCTGCCGAGTCTGTAGGTGCAGCTTACTATTTAATGTATCAATTTTTGGCCGCCACGGAAATCCAAACGCATGCATCAGCAAATGCTTTGGGAGACATGAACAATCTTTTCATTCCTAATAACAaacttgttgaaaaaacttttgatgTTACCAGAGAGAAGCATTTCTCGGGTGCTAAATATGGAATTAAGGAACTTTCTGCCTATATGAGGTTACTTGATGATCTTGATAGTTCATACAGAACTTAA